CCTTTCGTTTTGATTTTACGAGCCCTGCATCTTCTAATGTAGAAAGATGTTTGGCTATCGCTTGTCGCGAAATGGACAGGTCGTGCTTCATAATGAGACGTACCGTTAGTTCATACAACGTAAGCTCGTTGCGTTCGGATAGTTCGTCTAAAATAAGCCGCCGAGTCGAGTCACCTAGTGCTTTGAATATAGCGTCTTTGTCCCAATTCATATATCCATTATAAGCAACCCTACGGTTGCCTGTCAATAATAAGCAACTGTAGGGTTGCTTAAACAGCGATCGCGAGGTCGGACTATGCACATCATGAGCGATTGGATGAAATGCTGCAAAAAGCAAAAAACACGCCGCAAGGCGTGTTTGCTTTTCGAGTTACTACTGATGAAGACTTTAATATTCTCCCTTAATGACGAAAAAAGAGCCTCGAATCGTTCCAGCTAATTTAGACTTCTGCCTGGCAAACTTAAACTTTCCTTCTAACTCCGGTGGTACCTCCATCCCCTCAGAAAGCTTAAAACCAACGGCCCGCTTCTTAGGGTCATCAATCGTATACATGACGTTGAGTCCAAGACCATCCTCATAAAAGACGTAGGCAAATTGGATGTTCTCCACTTG
Above is a window of Paenibacillus sp. FSL K6-1330 DNA encoding:
- a CDS encoding metalloregulator ArsR/SmtB family transcription factor; this encodes MNWDKDAIFKALGDSTRRLILDELSERNELTLYELTVRLIMKHDLSISRQAIAKHLSTLEDAGLVKSKRKGKYRVVIFNNEPLKNLLKGWIE